From one Brachypodium distachyon strain Bd21 chromosome 4, Brachypodium_distachyon_v3.0, whole genome shotgun sequence genomic stretch:
- the LOC112272313 gene encoding chromosome alignment-maintaining phosphoprotein 1-like, which yields MFWPQVLPDKENPGAAKPITQCGTATVIPRQGSVFPRIQGLESYKKWLKTFFYVKNSSEADKINLPGFVVGSPEEKKNWMFDQKETNAEINEIHAGILELKEEGMTDDDLLATFVYWQLCPLQRQVHKMCFYGGQFDSDRVSTVRLDQVEVRRRVKAIAKTSMPERWNWGMPAYSRKHRAPPRFARQSNEDGKSLDKRFAAPRRTIDHEDPDSNDHMPIPHAGPRRVESDSGEPAAEALDAGAAAAPVQEKHAVSKRAAEKDLPHNVKRKKTAARGPKPKPLIARAALMAMQSQTCIAFEIPAAPSSRAEATIPATGEAETAADPTSPAQDVGLSIDATVVCQTKTPAVGASATEAAPSSAVVETSTEPQASETPRQPAMGPQEPQGPQPTPTPPSSPSQPETDRVAAARAKKGKGPATPAGSAAPGSTGPQPSGRQQGVPLRTTSGHSWGSLGQFVMDWKSADLYEVTSGTLESARQSPLVGPPPAATPESVSARMYEARVALFETSRATELCMNKRTAAFKGLLAKYNKLAAAHKSLRADRESQTGDNAQVAELLKRVAEV from the exons ATGTTCTGGCCCCAAGTACTTCCCGACAAAGAAAATCCCGGCGCCGCTAAGCCGATAACCCAGTGCGGCACCGCCACCGTCATACCTCGCCAGGGTTCGGTGTTTCCCCGGATTCAAGGTCTTGAGTCTTAtaaaaaatggctcaagaccttcttctaCGTCAAGAACTCCTCCGAAGCCGACAAGATCAACCTGCCGGGATTTGTAGTTGgctcgccggaggagaagaaaaactgGATGTTCGATCAGAAGGAGACCAACGCCGAGATCAACGAAATCCACGCTGGcatcctcgagctcaaggaaGAGGGGATGACGGACGATGATCTATTGGCGACTTTTGTATACTGGCAGCTGTGCCCGCTCCAGCGCCAGGTACACAAGATGTGCTTCTACGGCGGTCAGTTCGATTCGGACCGGGTGTCAACCGTCCGGCTTGACCAGGTTGAAGTTCGGCGCCGGGTTAAAGCAATTGCGAAGACCAGCATGCCGGAGCGCTGGAActggggtatgccggcatacagccGGAAGCACCGTGCGCCCCCG AGGTTCGCCCGTCAAAGCAATGAAGACGGGAAATCCCTGGACAAACGGTTCGCGGCCCCGCGTAGGACCATCGACCATGAGGATCCGGATTCAAATGACCACATGCCGATACCCCATGCCGGCCCTCGTCGTGTCGAAT CCGACTCGGGCGAGCCTGCTGCCGAGGCATTGGACGCAGGCGCCGCTGCGGCACCGGTCCAGGAGAAGCACGCAGTCTCGAAGCGTGCTGCCGAGAAAGATCTTCCGCATAatgtgaagcggaagaaaactgCGGCACGTGGCCCCAAGCCTAAGCCCCTGATCGCTAG GGCGGCTCTGATGGCCATGCAATCTCAGACGTGCATTGCGTTTGAGATCCCGGCGGCTCCCTCATCCCGTGCCGAGGCTACAATCCCGGCCACGGGTGAGGCCGAAACTGCCGCTGATCCGACATCCCCTGCCCAGGATGTCGGCCTAAGCATCGACGCCACGGTCGTTTGCCAGACAAAGACTCCTGCAGTCGGAGCCTCGGCAACCGAGGCCGCTCCTTCCTCGGCTGTAGTCGAGACGTCGACGGAGCCGCAGGCCTCGGAGACGCCACGGCAGCCGGCAATGGGTCCCCAGGAACCCCAAGGACCGCAGCCGACTCCGACAccaccttcttctccatcgCAGCCAGAAACCGATCGAGTTGCTGCCGCGCGGGCCAAGAAGGGTAAAGGTCCCGCCACTCCAGCAGGGTCGGCAGCTCCGGGTTCCACTGGCCCGCAGCCTTCCGGCAGGCAGCAAGGGGTTCCCCTCCGGACGACCAGCGGGCACAGCTGGGGGTCGCTGGGCCAGTTCGTGATGGACTGGAAGAGCGCCGACCTCTACGAGGTGACCTCGGGCACCCTCGAGTCGGCGCGGCAAAGCCCCTTGGTGGGACCTCCACCGGCTGCAACTCCGGAGTCGGTGTCGGCCCGGATGTATGAAGCAAGGGTGGCCTTGTTTGAGACCAGCCGAGCTACCGAG CTCTGCATGAACAAACGCACCGCAGCCTTCAAGGGGCTTCTGGCCAAATATAAcaagctggcggcggcgcacaaGTCTTTGAGGGCTGATCGCGAGAGCCAGA CCGGGGACAACGCTCAAGTAGCGGAGCTGCTGAAGCGCGTCGCCGAGGTCTAA
- the LOC112272318 gene encoding uncharacterized protein LOC112272318 has translation MGLCRAVAAWRRAAVAICLLPVALPLALLWLPPLSLALAVVRFRHRRRTMMKTDATAMGAGCCLGGGRSSPLPPPPPEREAGALLLLHKYLEDQLELVAADAGRAAMAAAALARN, from the coding sequence ATGGGGCTCTGCCGCGCCGtggcggcgtggcggcgcgcggccgTGGCGATCTGCCTGCTCCCGGTCGCCCTGCCGCTCGCGCTCCTCTGGCTCCCGCCGCTctccctcgccctcgccgtcgtccGCTTCCGCCACCGCCGTAGGACGATGATGAAGACGGACGCCACGGCGATGGGTGCCGGCTGCTGcttgggcggcggccggtcctcgcccctgccgccgccgccgccggagagggAGGCGGGGGCGCTGCTGCTACTGCACAAGTACCTCGAGGACCAGTTggagctcgtcgccgccgacgctggtcgggcggccatggcggccgccgcgctcgcgaGGAATTAA